AAGGTAGTGACGAAGGGCAAGGTACGCACCTATGACATGTTCAGGCTTCCCGGTGGCCCGGACGTGTTCAAGTCCGGTGCCGCCACCACGCAGCAAATGACGGACGCCGTTATCGCGGAGCTGTGAGAACTGGATGATAACCGCACAGGACATTGAGGAGCTGTTCCACAAGCAGCTCTCCTCTATCAAGGACGCAACCACACGCGACAAGACCGTTGCGACCTGGCTCGAAGCCGCAAGAATGGGCGGCTGGCATTCAGTGGAAGAGCTGAAAGCAATGCCCTTCACGCTGCTGACCAACACTCACGGCATATCGCTGGTGGAACACACGATTGCCGTGACCGACGGAGCTCTGGCACTTGCAGGAGCCCAGAAGAACGCCTACGCGCGCATGCCCTACGAAGTCAACGTGGACCGACTGATTGCCGGCGGATTGCTGCACGACGTCGGTAAGCTGATTGAAACCGAAAGGGATGGAAAGGGTGGATTCCGCAAGAGCCGCAAAGGCATGTACGCGCGCCATCCCATCTCCGGAGCGATCATTGCGGCCCGGTGTGGGCTACCCGACGATATCGTCAACACGATTGCCT
The nucleotide sequence above comes from bacterium. Encoded proteins:
- a CDS encoding HD domain-containing protein, with amino-acid sequence MITAQDIEELFHKQLSSIKDATTRDKTVATWLEAARMGGWHSVEELKAMPFTLLTNTHGISLVEHTIAVTDGALALAGAQKNAYARMPYEVNVDRLIAGGLLHDVGKLIETERDGKGGFRKSRKGMYARHPISGAIIAARCGLPDDIVNTIACHAKEGDGAPKVIETVLIHQADFATFDPLVMLEKGQLIA